The Rhodanobacter sp. LX-99 genome segment CATGAGCAACTCACTTGGTTGCGGCGCGGCGGCTCAGGCTGCCGTGGCGAACAGGCCACGCATCTTCTTCATCGCATTCGCCTCGATCTGGCGGATGCGTTCGGCGGAAACGCCGTACTCGTCGGCCAGGTCCTGCAGCGTGGCCTTGTTGCTGTCGTCCAGCCAGCGACGCTGGATGATGTCGCGCGAACGCGGATCCAGATGGTCCAGCGCATCGGTCAGCGTCTGCATCTGGTTGTCGGCGTAATCCTCGTCGGACACGTTCTCGTACGGGTCCGCGCCGTCGTCGATCAGGAACGCCGCCGGCGCCGGCTTGGCGTCGTCGTCGGCGTCGGCCGGAGCCTCGAAGCCGATGTCGCGGCCGGACAGGCGCGATTCCATCTCGCGCACGGTCGCCTCGGGCACGCCCAGGTCCTTCGCCACGGTGCTCACCTCGGCCGCGTTCATCCAGCCCAGGCGCTTCTTGCTCTTGCGCAGGTTGAAGAACAGCTTGCGCTGCGCCTTGGTGGTGGCGACCTTCACGATGCGCCAGTTCTTCAGGATGAACTCGTGCATCTCGGCACGGATCCAGTGCACCGCGAAACTGACCAGGCGCACGCCCTGGTCCGGGTCGAAACGCTTGACCGCCTTCATCAGGCCGATGTTGCCTTCCTGGATCAGGTCGGCCAGCTGCAGGCCGTAGCCCGAATAGCCACGCGCCACGTGCACCACGAAACGCAGGTGCGACAGCACCAGCTTCTTCGCCGCGGCCAGGTTGGCCTCTTCGAGGTAGTCGCGCGACAGCGCCTGCTCTTCTTCCGAACTCAGCACCGGGATCCGATGGACCGCGGAAATGTACGCATCCAGACTGCCGACGACGCTCGGCAGCGGGAAGTTGGCGGTCACCAAGGCTTGAGACATGGGTGGAACCTCCTGAAACGACGTCAAAGTTTAGCACTCGGGTAGTTGGAGTGCTAAGGCGCGGGAATGGTTCCGCGCTTTAATGAACTAAATGGTATAGATATTGATCGCCCTTGTCCAGCGTCTCATTCAGTCCGATATGAGGCTGGCAAAACCGCATTCA includes the following:
- the rpoH gene encoding RNA polymerase sigma factor RpoH; amino-acid sequence: MSQALVTANFPLPSVVGSLDAYISAVHRIPVLSSEEEQALSRDYLEEANLAAAKKLVLSHLRFVVHVARGYSGYGLQLADLIQEGNIGLMKAVKRFDPDQGVRLVSFAVHWIRAEMHEFILKNWRIVKVATTKAQRKLFFNLRKSKKRLGWMNAAEVSTVAKDLGVPEATVREMESRLSGRDIGFEAPADADDDAKPAPAAFLIDDGADPYENVSDEDYADNQMQTLTDALDHLDPRSRDIIQRRWLDDSNKATLQDLADEYGVSAERIRQIEANAMKKMRGLFATAA